From one Montipora capricornis isolate CH-2021 chromosome 10, ASM3666992v2, whole genome shotgun sequence genomic stretch:
- the LOC138021519 gene encoding dehydrogenase/reductase SDR family member 4-like isoform X3 — MDSTAASNRTLEGKVAVVTASTEGIGLAIAKQLARDGAKVMISSRKKDNVAKAVSEVEKEEQGCFVKGVVCHVAKPEHRKNLIEQTLHHFGGIDILVSNAAVNPVFGPILQIPEEAWDKIFDVNLKSAFLLAKDIIPLLQKRGGGSVIFISSGIGAYNVTKTALVGLTNVLAKECGHMGVRVNCVAPGVIKTRFSEAFWKNDSLSKFFLQSISLGRRNNTIPLLSTRILICESANAYSPRKALSRFIQRKS, encoded by the exons ATGGACTCTACTGCTGCTAGTAATCGTACACTGGAAGGCAAAGTTGCAGTTGTTACCGCATCAACAGAAGG GATAGGCCTTGCTATCGCCAAACAGCTTGCAAGAGATGGAGCAAAGGTCATGATTAGTAGCAGAAAAAAGGACAACGTGGCTAAAGCtgtttctgaggtagaaaaggAAGAGCAAGGGTGCTTTGTAAAAGGAGTGGTATGCCATGTTGCAAAACCTGAACATCGAAAGAATCTTATTGAACAG aCATTACATCACTTTGGTGGTATTGACATTTTAGTTTCAAATGCAGCTGTTAATCCAGTATTTGGACCAATTTTACAG ATTCCTGAGGAAGCATGGGACAAg ATATTTGATGTCAATTTAAAATCAGCATTCCTTCTGGCAAAAGACATTATTCCATTGTTGCAGAAGAGAGG GGGTGGATCAGTGATTTTCATTTCATCA GGCATTGGTGCCTATAATGTCACCAAAACAGCTTTAGTTGGTCTGACAAATGTTTTAGCTAAAGAATGTGGACACATGGGAGTGAGAGTAAACTGTGTTGCTCCAGGGGTCATCAAGACACGTTTTAGTGAAGCG TTTTGGAAAAATGATTCACTGTCAAAGTTTTTCCTTCAGAGCATTTCACTTGGAAG ACGAAACAACACCATACCCTTGCTAAGCACTCGCATTTTGATTTGCGAGAGTGCTAATGCATACTCACCAAGGAAAGCTTTGTCCCGtttcatccaaagaaaaagttga
- the LOC138021519 gene encoding dehydrogenase/reductase SDR family member 4-like isoform X2, whose product MDSTAASNRTLEGKVAVVTASTEGIGLAIAKQLARDGAKVMISSRKKDNVAKAVSEVEKEEQGCFVKGVVCHVAKPEHRKNLIEQTLHHFGGIDILVSNAAVNPVFGPILQIPEEAWDKIFDVNLKSAFLLAKDIIPLLQKRGGGSVIFISSVGAFDPMQGIGAYNVTKTALVGLTNVLAKECGHMGVRVNCVAPGVIKTRFSEAFWKNDSLSKFFLQSISLGRRNNTIPLLSTRILICESANAYSPRKALSRFIQRKS is encoded by the exons ATGGACTCTACTGCTGCTAGTAATCGTACACTGGAAGGCAAAGTTGCAGTTGTTACCGCATCAACAGAAGG GATAGGCCTTGCTATCGCCAAACAGCTTGCAAGAGATGGAGCAAAGGTCATGATTAGTAGCAGAAAAAAGGACAACGTGGCTAAAGCtgtttctgaggtagaaaaggAAGAGCAAGGGTGCTTTGTAAAAGGAGTGGTATGCCATGTTGCAAAACCTGAACATCGAAAGAATCTTATTGAACAG aCATTACATCACTTTGGTGGTATTGACATTTTAGTTTCAAATGCAGCTGTTAATCCAGTATTTGGACCAATTTTACAG ATTCCTGAGGAAGCATGGGACAAg ATATTTGATGTCAATTTAAAATCAGCATTCCTTCTGGCAAAAGACATTATTCCATTGTTGCAGAAGAGAGG GGGTGGATCAGTGATTTTCATTTCATCAGTAGGTGCATTTGATCCAATGCAG GGCATTGGTGCCTATAATGTCACCAAAACAGCTTTAGTTGGTCTGACAAATGTTTTAGCTAAAGAATGTGGACACATGGGAGTGAGAGTAAACTGTGTTGCTCCAGGGGTCATCAAGACACGTTTTAGTGAAGCG TTTTGGAAAAATGATTCACTGTCAAAGTTTTTCCTTCAGAGCATTTCACTTGGAAG ACGAAACAACACCATACCCTTGCTAAGCACTCGCATTTTGATTTGCGAGAGTGCTAATGCATACTCACCAAGGAAAGCTTTGTCCCGtttcatccaaagaaaaagttga